A single Actinomycetota bacterium DNA region contains:
- a CDS encoding NAD(P)-binding domain-containing protein, which produces MQIGVLGSGVVGQTLGTGFAARGHQVMMGTRDPAGEKVTAWRESAGAGASVGTFADTAAFAELAVLATSWTGTEQALQLAGAERLAGKVLIDVTNPLDFSHGAPPGLALGHTDSGGEQVQRWLPGARVVKALNIIGAPYMVDPSFAEGAPDMFICGNDDPAKAEVTGILEAFGWRDHITDIGGIEGARLLEPLCILWVVYGMRTGGWNHAFKLVKN; this is translated from the coding sequence ATGCAGATCGGCGTGCTGGGGTCGGGAGTGGTGGGGCAAACGCTCGGGACCGGATTCGCCGCCCGGGGTCACCAGGTCATGATGGGCACCCGCGACCCCGCGGGCGAGAAGGTCACTGCGTGGAGGGAGTCGGCCGGAGCGGGCGCCTCGGTGGGGACGTTCGCCGACACCGCCGCCTTCGCCGAGCTGGCGGTGCTGGCCACCTCCTGGACCGGGACCGAGCAGGCGCTCCAGTTGGCGGGAGCCGAGCGGCTGGCCGGCAAGGTGCTCATCGACGTCACCAACCCGCTGGACTTCTCCCACGGGGCACCGCCGGGCCTGGCCCTCGGGCATACCGACTCGGGCGGCGAGCAGGTGCAGCGCTGGCTGCCGGGCGCCCGGGTGGTCAAGGCGCTGAACATCATCGGAGCGCCCTACATGGTCGACCCCAGCTTCGCCGAAGGGGCGCCGGACATGTTCATCTGCGGCAACGACGACCCCGCCAAGGCTGAGGTCACCGGCATCCTGGAGGCCTTCGGCTGGCGGGACCACATCACCGACATCGGGGGCATCGAGGGCGCCCGGCTCCTGGAGCCGCTGTGCATCCTGTGGGTCGTCTACGGCATGCGCACGGGCGGCTGGAACCACGCCTTCAAGCTGGTGAAAAACTAG
- a CDS encoding HAD family phosphatase: MRPNGHAALPLAVIFDMDGVLIDSEPVWERVRETYARERGGRWPPGTQEAMMGMSTREWSAFLHAERGVPDAPEAIARDVSARIIEAFAGHLPLLAGAGDAVRRMRAAFGLLAVASSSPLPVIVRVLELSGLASEFRAVTSSDEVARGKPAPDVYLLAAERLGVDPAGAVAIEDSTNGLRSAAAAGCRVVAVPRPEYPPAPDALAGAAVTIGCLDELTAQVVAGLVPGGVDLPIH, translated from the coding sequence GTGCGCCCCAATGGCCATGCGGCCCTCCCCCTTGCTGTCATTTTCGACATGGACGGCGTGCTCATCGACTCTGAACCGGTCTGGGAGCGCGTCCGGGAGACCTATGCCCGGGAGCGGGGCGGGCGCTGGCCGCCCGGCACCCAGGAGGCGATGATGGGCATGAGCACGCGGGAGTGGTCAGCGTTCCTCCACGCTGAGCGGGGCGTGCCCGATGCCCCCGAGGCCATCGCCCGGGACGTCAGCGCCCGCATCATCGAGGCCTTCGCCGGCCACCTCCCCCTGCTGGCCGGAGCCGGGGACGCGGTGCGCCGCATGCGGGCGGCGTTCGGGCTGCTGGCGGTGGCCAGCTCGTCGCCCCTGCCGGTGATCGTGCGCGTGCTGGAGCTCTCCGGCCTGGCGAGCGAGTTCCGCGCCGTGACCTCCAGCGACGAGGTCGCCCGGGGGAAACCGGCGCCTGACGTCTACCTGCTGGCCGCCGAGCGCCTGGGTGTGGACCCGGCCGGGGCGGTGGCCATCGAGGATTCGACCAACGGGTTGCGCTCGGCCGCCGCCGCCGGCTGCCGGGTGGTCGCCGTGCCCCGCCCGGAGTACCCACCGGCCCCCGACGCGCTCGCGGGCGCGGCGGTGACCATCGGGTGCCTGGACGAACTGACGGCGCAGGTCGTGGCGGGCCTGGTGCCCGGCGGGGTGGACCTGCCCATCCATTAG
- a CDS encoding dksa/trar family transcriptional regulator, translating to MDDERAAALLKAERERVTELLEQRTAIREAEKQAAGETGDWIDRAVPLTSEEINDALANSLRARLDAVGRAEKRLAGGTYGRSVRSGQPIPDERLEADPTAELTVEEARRR from the coding sequence ATGGATGACGAGCGGGCAGCGGCCTTGCTCAAGGCGGAGCGGGAGCGGGTGACGGAGTTGCTGGAGCAGCGGACGGCCATCCGGGAGGCGGAGAAGCAGGCGGCGGGAGAGACCGGGGATTGGATCGACCGGGCGGTCCCGTTGACATCCGAGGAGATCAACGACGCACTCGCCAACTCGCTCCGGGCACGGCTGGACGCTGTGGGCCGCGCCGAGAAGCGCCTGGCCGGCGGCACCTATGGGCGGTCGGTACGCAGCGGCCAGCCGATCCCCGATGAGCGTCTGGAGGCGGACCCGACCGCCGAGCTGACGGTGGAGGAGGCCCGCCGGCGGTGA
- a CDS encoding GNAT family N-acetyltransferase — protein MSLAVRPAVPPDCPRLVGLVRELATYEQAADRVLLTEESLAATLFAPDPKVFVHVAELDGDVVGMALWFLTFSTWRACHGIWLEDLIVTTPARGRGAGRALLAHLAGVAEAAGYARVEWSVLDWNDPAIGFYRHLGAEPMDEWTNYRLSGAALAALAAEAGPLQEPVAG, from the coding sequence GTGAGCCTCGCGGTCCGGCCCGCGGTCCCGCCCGACTGCCCGCGCCTGGTGGGCCTGGTGCGGGAGCTGGCCACCTACGAGCAGGCCGCCGACCGGGTCCTGCTGACCGAGGAGTCCCTGGCGGCAACGCTGTTCGCCCCGGACCCCAAGGTGTTCGTCCATGTGGCCGAGCTGGACGGCGACGTCGTGGGCATGGCCCTGTGGTTCCTCACCTTCTCCACCTGGCGCGCCTGCCACGGCATCTGGCTCGAGGACCTGATCGTCACCACGCCCGCTCGGGGCAGGGGCGCCGGCCGGGCACTGCTCGCCCACCTGGCGGGTGTCGCCGAAGCGGCGGGCTACGCCCGGGTGGAGTGGTCGGTGCTGGACTGGAACGACCCGGCGATCGGCTTCTACCGCCACCTGGGGGCCGAGCCGATGGACGAGTGGACCAACTACCGGCTGTCGGGGGCGGCGCTGGCGGCGCTGGCCGCCGAGGCCGGACCCCTTCAGGAGCCCGTTGCGGGGTAG
- a CDS encoding FAD-dependent oxidoreductase has protein sequence MAEITIYGAAWCPECRRTKRLLGEVRVDFDWVDLDVDPSAEGYVRRHDSGKLTLPLVVLEGGKALVAPSGAELLEALGVEQPRDRRFFDVIVIGAGPAGLTAALGAVREGMHCLVIEQGEPGGQASATPRVHGIPGFAEGASGAEVKEGLLGQARRYGIRILAGQGLKELSRIDGYLLAVTGDGEEFVSRSAVIATGVSYAELGFPGEDQLRGAGLHSCASCEGPFYRKAEELLVVGGGDLAGEEALFLTQFAGKVRVLAESAEFKTSPVMLERLRRNPKIELYPSTEVAELSIGSDGKLTAAVVRDRTTGYTFSFNPTAVFAYPAMTPNTDALVGAVDLDPVGFVMTDGMLETSMPGVFAAGDVRAGSTKQLGSAIGEGMTAVVMVRYFLEQLGDLAPRAPA, from the coding sequence ATGGCTGAGATCACGATCTATGGCGCCGCCTGGTGCCCCGAGTGCCGCCGCACCAAGCGACTGCTGGGCGAGGTGCGGGTGGATTTCGACTGGGTTGACCTGGACGTCGACCCGTCGGCCGAGGGCTACGTCCGGCGCCATGACTCGGGCAAGCTCACCCTCCCGCTGGTGGTGCTGGAGGGGGGCAAGGCCCTCGTGGCGCCCTCGGGGGCCGAGTTGCTGGAGGCTCTGGGGGTCGAACAGCCCCGCGACCGGCGGTTCTTCGACGTCATCGTCATCGGGGCCGGCCCCGCCGGGTTGACCGCCGCGCTGGGGGCGGTTCGGGAGGGCATGCACTGCCTGGTGATCGAGCAGGGCGAGCCGGGCGGGCAGGCCTCCGCCACCCCGCGTGTCCACGGGATCCCGGGCTTCGCCGAGGGTGCCTCCGGGGCCGAGGTCAAGGAGGGCCTGCTGGGCCAGGCCCGGCGCTACGGGATCCGGATCCTCGCCGGCCAGGGGCTGAAGGAACTCTCGCGCATCGACGGCTACCTCCTGGCGGTCACCGGTGACGGCGAGGAGTTCGTGTCCCGCTCGGCGGTCATCGCCACCGGGGTCAGCTACGCCGAGCTGGGCTTCCCGGGCGAGGACCAGCTGCGGGGGGCCGGGCTCCACTCGTGCGCCAGCTGCGAGGGCCCCTTCTACCGCAAGGCGGAGGAGCTGCTGGTGGTGGGCGGCGGCGACCTCGCCGGTGAGGAGGCCCTCTTCCTGACCCAGTTCGCCGGCAAGGTGCGGGTGCTGGCCGAGTCCGCCGAGTTCAAGACCTCCCCCGTGATGCTGGAGCGGCTGCGCCGCAACCCGAAGATCGAGCTGTACCCCTCGACCGAGGTCGCCGAGCTCAGTATCGGCTCCGATGGCAAGCTCACCGCCGCCGTGGTCCGGGACCGCACCACGGGCTACACGTTCTCGTTTAACCCCACGGCGGTGTTCGCCTACCCGGCGATGACCCCCAACACCGACGCCCTGGTGGGGGCGGTGGACCTGGACCCGGTGGGATTCGTCATGACCGACGGCATGCTGGAGACCTCGATGCCGGGTGTGTTCGCCGCCGGCGACGTCCGGGCGGGCAGCACCAAGCAGCTCGGCTCAGCCATCGGCGAGGGCATGACCGCCGTGGTCATGGTGCGCTACTTCCTCGAGCAGCTGGGCGACCTCGCCCCGCGCGCCCCGGCCTGA
- a CDS encoding CPBP family glutamic-type intramembrane protease, giving the protein MARVTPGDPVYSPPPPPVWPPAGAPAGPPPGWYPDPSGVHQLRYWTGYGWTPGVSDNGWVTEDWRQPGPAAAGQNTPPALPGPDTRIHLPKKVFGFALIGIVLALALAVIGATIASVIAPHNTLLALLLSQAGLWAGLLWPVRLASARYGSGNIWKDFGVRAETMDVGRGLGFSIVGRVAGVLVLLPVVALNKRFSGTELQPLKDARHHPAVLVALVLISLVGAPFVEELFFRGLLQRASLPLVGATGAIVLQALVFASLHMRPSYGLGNVAVFLGIAVFGLVQGWMADHYRRLGPGMWSHGFFNLAAVLATTVR; this is encoded by the coding sequence ATGGCACGCGTGACGCCGGGCGACCCGGTCTACTCCCCGCCCCCTCCGCCGGTGTGGCCCCCTGCGGGCGCTCCTGCGGGGCCGCCGCCGGGCTGGTACCCGGACCCGTCCGGCGTGCACCAGCTCCGTTACTGGACCGGGTACGGCTGGACGCCGGGAGTGTCCGACAACGGCTGGGTCACCGAGGACTGGCGGCAGCCCGGTCCCGCCGCCGCCGGGCAGAACACCCCGCCTGCGCTCCCGGGCCCCGACACCCGCATCCACCTGCCCAAGAAGGTCTTTGGCTTCGCCCTCATCGGGATCGTGCTCGCCCTGGCGCTGGCCGTGATCGGGGCCACGATCGCATCCGTCATCGCCCCGCACAACACCCTCCTGGCCCTGCTGCTCAGCCAGGCCGGCCTGTGGGCGGGCCTGCTGTGGCCGGTCCGGCTGGCGAGTGCCCGGTACGGCTCGGGCAACATCTGGAAGGACTTCGGCGTGCGCGCCGAGACGATGGACGTCGGCCGCGGCCTCGGCTTCTCCATCGTCGGGCGGGTGGCCGGGGTCCTGGTGCTGCTCCCGGTCGTCGCCCTGAACAAGAGATTCTCCGGGACCGAGCTGCAGCCCCTGAAGGACGCCCGGCACCACCCGGCGGTGCTCGTCGCCCTGGTCCTGATCTCCCTGGTGGGCGCACCGTTCGTCGAGGAGCTGTTCTTCCGGGGCCTGCTCCAGCGGGCATCGCTGCCCCTGGTGGGCGCCACCGGCGCGATCGTGCTCCAGGCGCTGGTGTTCGCCTCGCTGCACATGCGGCCCTCCTACGGGCTGGGCAACGTGGCGGTGTTCCTGGGCATCGCCGTCTTCGGGCTGGTGCAGGGGTGGATGGCCGACCACTACCGGCGCCTCGGGCCTGGCATGTGGTCCCACGGGTTCTTCAACCTGGCGGCGGTCCTGGCCACCACGGTCCGGTAA